The nucleotide sequence CTCTATAATCTCTAATATATTAGCTGGGAATATGAGTTCTAGACTATTTCAAAAAATCAGAGAAGATCGTGGGCTGGCTTATTCAATCTATAGCTATATGTCAAACTTTAAAGAAGGCGGATTATTTACTATCTACGCCGGGACAACACCTAAAGATTATAATGAAGTGATTCAGATAGTTTTAGAAGAGTTTGAAGAGATAAAGAAAAATAGTGTAACGGAAAAAGAACTGGAAAGATCAAAGAATCAATTTTTAAGTTCATTGACTTTTGGTCTGGAAAACAGCAGGGCTAGAATGAGTAGATTAGCTAGTTCATATCTGACTTATGGAAGGATCAAAACAATCGAAGAAACTATAGAAGAAATAGAGAAAATAACTTGTGAAGATATAAAAAAAGTGGCAAATAAAGTTTTTTCAGAGGAATATTATTCATACACTATCTTAGGAGATATAGAATAAAAAAGGAGAATTTTAATATGAAAAAAGTAGAAGTCAAGATAATAAAAGCGGATGGGGTAGCTCTTCCAAAGTATATGACAGATGGTGCAGCTGGAATGGATGTATGCGCTCATATTGAAAAACCTGTAACTTTAAAAAGTTTAGAAAGACGACTGATTCCTACAGGAATAGTTATGGAGATACCATTTGGCTATGAGGTTCAGGTAAGGCCTAGAAGTGGATTAGCAATGAAGCACGGGATTACCCTAGTAAATTCTCCAGGGACTATAGATTCAGATTATAGGGGAGAAGTCGGAATAATTTTGATTAATCTGAGTTCAGAGGAATATACTATAAATCCAATGGAAAGAATTGGGCAGCTTGTCCTTCAAAAGGTTTATAAGATGGAATTCGTTGAAACGGATAGTGTAGAAGAAAGTAAAAGATCTACAGGTGGTTTTGGCCATACTGGGAAATAGTAATGATGACAGATAGGTGGAAAAAATGAAAAATAATAGAGATGTAAGAGTTTTGATCAAAAAAGTAAAAAAAATGAGTTATAGAATTTTATTGAATGCAGTATTAATAGCTGTAATCAGTGCATTTTCAATATACAGTGCAACTTACACTAAAACTACTTCTTTTTTAAAGAAAGATTTGATTTGGCTTCTTTTGGGGATAGTGGTGTATTTTGTATTTTCTATGATAGATTTCAAGTTATATAGACGCTATTCCAGGCTGATCTATGGAGCAAGTCTGATATCTCTGCTGGCTGTTTTTGCATTTGGAGTAACTAAATTAGGAGCTAAAAGGTGGATAGACTTAGGGTTTATGAATTTGCAGCCTTCAGAATTTGCCAAGATATTTATGGTATTAACTTTTTCAGCCCTCTTGGTAAACAATTATAAAAGTAGTTTTTCAGGTCTAAAAGATGTGGTCAAGTCTGGAATTCATATTCTACCTGTGTTCATACTTATATTAAAACAACCAGATCTGGGGACTTCCCTCACATTGATTGCAGTATTCGGAGTATTAATATTTGTTCATGGGATAGATAGCAAAACAATAACTATAATGCTTGGAAGTTTGGTAGCTTTTGTCCCATTTGCATATTTTTTTCTTTTGAAAGAATATCAGCAGACAAGGATTTTAACATTTTTAAATCCAGAAAAGGACCTTTTAGGAAGTGGATGGAATGTAACGCAGTCCATGATAGCAGTGGGTTCAGGGGGATTGTTTGGGAAGGGTTTATTCCAGGGAACTCAGAGTAAACTGAAATTTTTACCAGAATCCCATACAGACTTTATAGGTGCTGTCTTTTTAGAAGAAACAGGATTTGTAGGAGGGTTGATATTATTAGTTTTATATTATTCCCTTATCTATAACATAGTTCGAATAGGAAATAACTCCAACGATGAATACGGAAGATTGATTTGTTATGGGGTAGCTGCCATAATATTTTTTCACACCACAGTAAACTTGGGGATGATAATAGGAATTATGCCGGTAACAGGATTGCCGCTTCTTCTCATGAGTTATGGTGGTAGTTCATATATCTTTACCTTTATGATGTTGGGGATAGTTCAGAGTGTAAAAGTTCATAGTGATAAATATTAATATTAATATTAATCTAGGGAGGCGAAGGAATGGAAGATAGGAAGGTAGGTAAACTCAAATTTTTCTTGAAAACTTTCATCCCCTTTAGTCTGATCGGATTAATAGCTTTTTCTGTAATGGGAAAAGTACAACTAAATACAACGGTCAGTAAGATTAAGATAGAAGAAAATGTCAATTTAGAAATCTCCAAGGAAGTAATAATGGAAGATATGTTGGAGGTAAAAACAGATCTTTTATATCTGTCTCAAACTACTTATTTAAATAACTATATCAACAGAGAAAGTAATTCTCTGAGAAGATGGTCGAAAGAGTTATATGTATATTCTAAGAATAAAAGAATGTATGACCAGATAAGATATATTGATGAAAAAGGATTTGAGCTAGTTAGGATTAATAGTAATAGGATCGATCCTAATACACCTCTTATTATAAAAAAATCAGGACTTCAAAACAAAAAAGATAGATATTATTTTAAAAATTCCATAGATTTAAAATTAAATCAAATCTATGTTTCTCCCTTGGATCTAAATAAAGAGAATAAAGAGATAGAGATACCTTTAAAACCTATGATTAGGTTTGCAACACCTGTATTCAATAGTTCTAAAGAGGTTAAAGGTGTGGTGGTATTAAATTATTTA is from Psychrilyobacter atlanticus DSM 19335 and encodes:
- the rodA gene encoding rod shape-determining protein RodA, encoding MKNNRDVRVLIKKVKKMSYRILLNAVLIAVISAFSIYSATYTKTTSFLKKDLIWLLLGIVVYFVFSMIDFKLYRRYSRLIYGASLISLLAVFAFGVTKLGAKRWIDLGFMNLQPSEFAKIFMVLTFSALLVNNYKSSFSGLKDVVKSGIHILPVFILILKQPDLGTSLTLIAVFGVLIFVHGIDSKTITIMLGSLVAFVPFAYFFLLKEYQQTRILTFLNPEKDLLGSGWNVTQSMIAVGSGGLFGKGLFQGTQSKLKFLPESHTDFIGAVFLEETGFVGGLILLVLYYSLIYNIVRIGNNSNDEYGRLICYGVAAIIFFHTTVNLGMIIGIMPVTGLPLLLMSYGGSSYIFTFMMLGIVQSVKVHSDKY
- the dut gene encoding dUTP diphosphatase yields the protein MKKVEVKIIKADGVALPKYMTDGAAGMDVCAHIEKPVTLKSLERRLIPTGIVMEIPFGYEVQVRPRSGLAMKHGITLVNSPGTIDSDYRGEVGIILINLSSEEYTINPMERIGQLVLQKVYKMEFVETDSVEESKRSTGGFGHTGK